Proteins co-encoded in one Arachis hypogaea cultivar Tifrunner chromosome 13, arahy.Tifrunner.gnm2.J5K5, whole genome shotgun sequence genomic window:
- the LOC112732783 gene encoding uncharacterized protein — MRYDGTQDPQEHLTAFEARMNLEGVGDEVKCRAFPVTLAGPAIRWFNSLPQGLVALFLDISHAFLAQFTTRIAKAKHPINLLGVTQRPGELTRKYLDRFNDECLEIDALTDSVASLCLTNGLLNEDFRKHLTMKPVWTMQEIQCVAREYINDEEVIQVVAANKRQPSYNQTRHQGSGERQKEHARDGDPSKTLRPFPRVGKFTNYTPLTVPIIEVYQQIAEKGILSKPRPLKDRTWGNKSLYCDYHKGYGHMTQDCFDLKDALEQVIRDGKLAEFSHLIREPRRRDRDRETKDKTRTLK, encoded by the coding sequence atgaggtacgatggaacCCAAGACCCACAGGAGCACctcacggccttcgaggccaggatgaacctggaggGAGTGGGGGACGAGGTAAAGTGCCGCGCTTTCCCAGTCACCCTCGCGGGACCTGCAATACGGTGGTTTAATAGCCTCCCGCAGGGCTTGGTGGCCCTGTTTTTGGATATTAGCCACGCCTTCCTAGCCCAATTTACTACCAGAATAGCAAAGGCAAAGCACCCGATCAATCTACTCGGAGTGACGCAGAGGCCCGGAGAACTGACAAGGAAATATTTAGATCGGTTCAACGATGAGTGTTTGGAGATCGACGCGCTGACCGACTCTGTTGCTAGCCTATGCCTGACGAATGGACTCCTAAACGAGGACTTCAGAAAGCACCTCACCATGAAGCCAGTgtggacaatgcaggagatccaatGTGTAGCAAGGGAATACATCAACGATGAGGAAGTCATCCAAGTCGTCgctgccaacaaacggcagccCTCTTACAATCAAACTCGACATCAGGGGAGTGGAGAAAGACAGAAGGAACACGCCAGGGACGGCGATCCGAGCAAGACACTCAGGCCATTTCCCAGAGTCGGGAAGTTCACTAATTACACCCCTCTCACCGTCCCCATCATAGAAGTTTACCAACAAATAGCCGAGAAGGGGATCCTGTCGAAACCCCGACCTCTGAAAGACCGAACATGGGGAAACAAAAGCCTTTACTGTGACTATCACAAAGGCTATGGACACATGACGCAGGACTGCTTCGACCTAAAGGACGCGCTGGAGCAAGTGATCCGGGACGGGAAGCTGGCTGAATTCTCCCATCTCATCAGGGAGCCAAGAAGACGAGATCGCGACCGAGAGACAAAGGACAAGACTCGCACGTTAAAATGA
- the LOC140177458 gene encoding uncharacterized protein codes for MVITARVGTSLIKRILIDTGADSNIMFRNVFDALGLRDADLKTHQHGVVGLGDHFIKLDGIISLPISVGHGQGRGSTMAEFVVLRDSTAYNIILGRKTINDIGAVISTKMLIMKFVANDGSMGSIKGDLETAVACDNASLSLRKKYKEAAGVFLADLDARVEDKPRTEPEGSLEKFRVGNTDEKFTFVNRNLPHELKEPLIEMIRANGDLFAWTPADMLGIDPQLMSHHLAVTAEARLVAQRRRKMSQERAEKVARQTASLIEAGFIRELDYSTWLSNVVLVKKHNGR; via the coding sequence ATGGTCATTACGGCCAGAGTAGGAACCAGTCTCATCAAGCGCATCCTCATAGACACTGGTGCCGACTCGAATATTATGTTCCGCAATGTGTTCGACGCTTTGGGACTGCGGGACGCAGACCTAAAGACCCACCAACATGGTGTCGTAGGGTTAGGCGACCACTTCATTAAGCTAGACGGCATAATCTCTTTGCCGATATCAGTAGGACACGGGCAGGGACGAGGCTCGACAATGGCCGAGTTTGTGGTTCTACGCGACTCcacagcctacaacatcatcttggGGAGGAAGACCATTAATGATATCGGGGCAGTAATCAGCACAAAGATGCTGATAATGAAGTTCGTGGCTAACGACGGGTCCATGGGATCCATAAAAGGAGATTTGGAAACGGCAGTCGCCTGCGACAATGCCAGCCTCTCTTTGAGGAAGAAGTACAAGGAAGCAGCGGGAGTGTTCCTTGCCGACCTAGATGCGAGAGTTGAAGATAAGCCCAGAACTGAGCCGGAGGGGAGCTTGGAAAAGTTTAGGGTCGGCAACACGGACGAGAAGTTCACCTTCGTGAACAGGAACCTACCACACGAGCTGAAGGAGCCCCTAATAGAAATGATCAGGGCCAACGGCGACCTATTCGCATGGACGCCAGCCGACATGCTGGGAATAGACCCCCAGCTCATGTCACACCACCTGGCCGTGACGGCGGAGGCCAGACTGGTAGCCCAAAGAAGGAGGAAGATGTCACAAGAGCGAGCAGAGAAGGTGGCCAGACAGACGGCTAGCCTCATCGAAGCAGGATTTATTCGAGAACTTGACTACTCGACGTGGCTGTCGAACGTAGTTCTAGTGAAAAAGCATAATGGGAGATag
- the LOC140177459 gene encoding uncharacterized protein codes for MADFLVEVAGDPTEEAGTRWRLHVDVASNQTSGGTGIILESPTGVIYKQSIKFEFPVSNNQAEYEALLGGLILAQEVGATRLEVCNDSQVVISQVNGSYQARDSLLQKYLEKVKELTKQFE; via the coding sequence ATGGCCGACTTCTTGGTGGAGGTAGCGGGGGACCCAACCGAGGAAGCaggcacacggtggaggctccatGTGGACGtagcctccaaccaaacgtccgggGGTACCGGGATCATTTTGGAAAGTCCTACCGGGGTCatatacaaacaatcaattaagtTCGAGTTTCCCgtatcaaacaaccaagcagaatacgaggccctcCTGGGCGGCTTGATCCTAGCTCAAGAAGTCGGGGCTACGAGGCTGGAAGTGTGCAACGACTCACAGGTCGTTATCTCGCAGGTgaacggaagctaccaagccagagactcGCTGTTGCAAAAGTACTTGGAGAAGGTCAAGGAGCTGACCAAACAGTTCGAATAG